From Actinomyces sp. oral taxon 171 str. F0337, one genomic window encodes:
- a CDS encoding CynX/NimT family MFS transporter, which yields MTIVSRLPRRAWLMVIVAGFLGFCAVLRAPVGVIPPLLTRLGQDLGMGEVARGALTSVPILCFGLLTPLASTVVRRVGINTAGLLTLGMALVGALLRSAGATWAAFVGTVIIGAGLTVGNLVAPMVIGRDFWHRTSLMTGLYSSTCNVIVTAATALAVPLALVIGWQGSAAAWTAIPVLLAGALWLWVFPPGSQAPRQSLRERSGMTSWVTERSLARPTQSTGTAVWRRPLTWVMAVAFAAQTFSYYAISGWLPTALVDELAMSESVAGVAASVFSLLGIVGPLMVPVMFETLGWPASRVLGVICACWLMLPICLTVAPGYWLVPCMFSGIAHGAFFAALFTLVIRRSESVDENRRTTAVIQTTGYCLAAVGPVVMGWVHERSGGWVAPFAMVVGVLVLMTVCAQIAARAGDSGRPEPAIPAGVLRGDERAEDQGGDH from the coding sequence GTGACCATTGTCTCCAGGCTGCCCCGCCGCGCCTGGCTCATGGTCATCGTCGCCGGGTTCCTCGGGTTCTGCGCGGTCCTGCGGGCTCCCGTGGGCGTCATCCCGCCCCTGCTGACGCGCCTGGGACAGGACCTGGGCATGGGGGAGGTGGCCCGCGGCGCACTGACCTCCGTGCCGATCCTGTGCTTCGGGCTGCTCACCCCGCTGGCCTCGACCGTGGTGCGCCGTGTCGGCATCAACACCGCGGGCCTGCTCACCCTGGGAATGGCTCTGGTCGGGGCGCTGCTGCGCTCGGCCGGTGCCACCTGGGCGGCCTTCGTCGGAACCGTCATCATCGGGGCGGGGCTGACAGTGGGCAACCTGGTGGCGCCCATGGTCATCGGCCGCGACTTCTGGCACCGCACCTCACTCATGACGGGCCTGTACTCCTCCACCTGCAACGTCATCGTCACCGCTGCCACCGCCCTGGCCGTGCCGCTTGCCCTCGTCATCGGCTGGCAGGGCTCGGCCGCCGCCTGGACCGCCATCCCGGTGCTGCTGGCTGGGGCACTGTGGCTGTGGGTCTTCCCGCCCGGCAGTCAGGCGCCCAGGCAGAGCCTGCGGGAACGATCGGGCATGACCTCCTGGGTGACGGAGCGCTCCCTGGCCCGGCCGACGCAGTCGACCGGCACTGCTGTCTGGAGACGCCCCCTGACCTGGGTGATGGCCGTGGCCTTCGCAGCCCAGACCTTCTCCTACTACGCGATCTCGGGGTGGCTGCCCACGGCCCTGGTTGATGAGCTCGCCATGAGTGAGTCCGTCGCGGGCGTTGCCGCCTCCGTCTTCTCCCTGCTGGGAATCGTGGGGCCTCTGATGGTCCCGGTGATGTTTGAGACGCTGGGGTGGCCGGCCAGCAGGGTCCTCGGCGTCATCTGCGCCTGCTGGCTCATGCTGCCGATCTGCCTGACGGTGGCCCCCGGCTACTGGCTGGTGCCCTGCATGTTCTCGGGCATCGCGCACGGCGCCTTCTTCGCCGCCCTGTTCACCCTGGTCATCCGCCGCTCGGAGTCGGTCGACGAGAACCGCCGGACCACCGCGGTCATCCAGACGACCGGCTACTGCCTGGCCGCCGTCGGCCCGGTGGTGATGGGCTGGGTCCATGAGCGCAGCGGCGGCTGGGTGGCCCCTTTCGCCATGGTGGTGGGAGTACTGGTGCTCATGACCGTGTGCGCCCAGATCGCGGCCCGCGCGGGCGACTCCGGCAGGCCCGAGCCGGCCATTCCCGCCGGCGTCCTGCGGGGCGATGAACGGGCCGAAGACCAAGGCGGCGACCATTGA
- the hemW gene encoding radical SAM family heme chaperone HemW: protein MSPAQPVGDPLPGTGELPAQVIAPAPGGAERPFSVYLHVPYCQVRCGYCDFNTYTNLTMGQGASAEDFVGTLAGELRAARRAMDGVGLPVRSARTVFVGGGTPTMLPASDLVSMLELVRECFGLAANAEVTTEANPDSVDEAGLAALAEGGFSRVSFGMQSAVPHVLKVLERTHEPARVPRVVEWARRTGLSTSLDLIYGAPGESLEDWQRSLDAVTRISPDHVSAYALVIEEGTRMWGQVRRGELPMPEDDDEATKYEMADAVLRQAGYEWYEISNWARPGAECRHNQAYWLDWDWWGAGPGAHSHLGDVRLWNTKHPVAWAGQIATGHLPVAGHEAIDADSRELERIMLGIRLREGIELASLGSGPSGPPTDLPDAAGATPPHLVPVVAGLVADGLLDASAAMRGRAVLTLRGRLMADTVTRALTR from the coding sequence TTGAGCCCGGCCCAGCCGGTGGGCGATCCTCTGCCGGGAACTGGGGAGCTTCCGGCGCAGGTGATCGCCCCCGCTCCGGGCGGGGCAGAGCGCCCGTTCTCGGTGTACCTGCACGTGCCCTACTGCCAGGTGCGTTGCGGCTACTGCGACTTCAACACCTACACGAACCTGACCATGGGGCAGGGAGCCTCGGCCGAGGACTTCGTGGGAACTCTCGCCGGCGAGCTGCGCGCCGCCCGCCGCGCCATGGACGGCGTGGGCCTGCCGGTGCGTTCAGCCCGGACCGTCTTCGTGGGTGGCGGAACCCCCACCATGCTGCCCGCCTCCGACCTGGTGAGCATGCTGGAGCTGGTGCGCGAGTGCTTCGGGCTCGCCGCCAACGCGGAGGTGACCACGGAGGCCAACCCGGACTCCGTGGACGAGGCGGGGCTGGCGGCCCTGGCCGAAGGCGGTTTCAGCCGGGTCTCCTTCGGCATGCAGTCGGCCGTGCCCCATGTGCTGAAGGTCCTGGAGCGCACCCACGAGCCCGCCCGGGTGCCCCGCGTGGTGGAGTGGGCGCGGCGGACCGGCCTGAGTACCTCCCTGGACCTCATCTACGGGGCGCCGGGGGAGTCCCTCGAGGACTGGCAGCGCTCCCTGGACGCGGTGACCCGGATCAGCCCGGACCACGTGAGCGCCTACGCCCTGGTCATCGAGGAGGGCACCAGGATGTGGGGGCAGGTCCGCCGCGGAGAGCTGCCGATGCCCGAGGACGACGACGAGGCCACCAAGTACGAGATGGCCGATGCCGTTCTGCGCCAGGCCGGCTACGAGTGGTACGAGATCTCCAACTGGGCGCGACCCGGCGCCGAGTGCCGCCACAACCAGGCCTACTGGCTCGACTGGGACTGGTGGGGCGCCGGGCCCGGGGCGCACTCCCACCTGGGGGACGTGCGCCTGTGGAACACCAAGCACCCGGTTGCCTGGGCCGGGCAGATCGCCACCGGCCACCTGCCCGTGGCCGGGCACGAGGCCATCGACGCCGACTCCCGCGAGCTGGAGCGCATCATGCTGGGCATCCGCCTGCGTGAGGGCATCGAGCTGGCGAGCCTCGGGTCCGGGCCGAGCGGCCCACCAACAGACCTACCTGACGCCGCCGGAGCCACCCCGCCGCACTTGGTGCCCGTTGTGGCCGGTCTCGTCGCCGATGGACTGCTCGACGCCAGTGCAGCCATGAGGGGCCGGGCGGTGCTCACCCTGCGCGGCCGTCTCATGGCCGATACCGTCACCCGCGCCCTGACCCGATGA
- a CDS encoding ImmA/IrrE family metallo-endopeptidase gives MPPEFFSTKEIDLLEEKQLFFRARRRSPSVLLRRSTAFGALGVEFYRSISKHFRTPALSLLDTEFRNSPQEAAMALRLAWGMGLEPAPNLVQMAEAHGIRVLGIPLADVKVDAFSFWSADGRPFIFLSRVKTAERSRFDLAHEIGHLILHSDVTKTEEATDRQIEHEANIFAAEFLLPTESLRAKLSSPPSLDTLMKIKITYGTSAIATARSIYDAGLLSDWGYRQMLATLTTRGFHHGEPGSMLPYEKSRVFSTVNDHLRSRGLSVSDWARTIGQRPDDVTGFMLGQALHVAPDTGTESSLENSGSEEHPTVRPTLQIVK, from the coding sequence ATGCCGCCCGAGTTCTTCTCGACCAAGGAGATTGACCTACTGGAAGAGAAACAGCTGTTCTTCCGGGCACGACGACGCTCTCCATCCGTCTTACTGCGTCGTTCAACAGCCTTCGGAGCACTGGGGGTCGAGTTCTACAGGTCCATTTCCAAACATTTTAGGACACCTGCCCTCAGCCTGCTCGACACCGAGTTTCGCAACTCACCTCAAGAGGCGGCCATGGCTCTGCGTCTAGCATGGGGAATGGGCCTGGAACCTGCTCCCAACCTGGTGCAGATGGCTGAGGCTCATGGAATCAGAGTCCTCGGGATTCCGTTGGCGGACGTCAAAGTGGATGCATTCAGTTTCTGGTCGGCGGACGGACGCCCCTTCATCTTCCTGTCCCGCGTCAAGACAGCGGAGCGTTCACGCTTCGATCTGGCACACGAGATCGGCCATTTGATACTCCACTCAGATGTCACCAAAACCGAAGAGGCAACAGACCGGCAGATCGAGCATGAAGCGAATATTTTTGCCGCCGAGTTCCTGCTTCCCACAGAGTCCTTGCGCGCCAAGTTATCAAGCCCTCCGTCACTCGACACTCTGATGAAGATCAAGATCACCTACGGGACGTCGGCGATCGCAACGGCGCGTTCTATCTATGACGCAGGATTGTTGTCGGACTGGGGATACCGGCAGATGCTCGCTACGCTCACCACACGAGGCTTCCATCACGGAGAGCCAGGCAGTATGCTCCCCTATGAAAAATCACGAGTCTTCAGCACTGTCAATGATCATCTGAGGTCTCGAGGACTCTCAGTCTCAGACTGGGCTAGGACAATCGGTCAACGTCCTGACGATGTTACTGGTTTTATGCTCGGCCAAGCGCTTCACGTAGCCCCAGATACGGGCACGGAATCCAGCTTGGAGAATTCAGGCAGTGAGGAGCACCCGACTGTCAGACCAACACTTCAGATTGTGAAGTAG
- a CDS encoding EVE domain-containing protein, whose amino-acid sequence MRYWLGVASKDHVALGVADGFCQLCHGKKAPLQRMRRGDHILYYSPKQEFRSRRPCQAITACGVVTGDEVYQYEMFPGFVPYRRDIEWQTPVREVPLDVLRTLPGWSEVAPKLRFGHVELLPELFQAIQEYMLSDGE is encoded by the coding sequence TTGAGATACTGGCTTGGCGTTGCTTCCAAGGATCATGTGGCTCTGGGGGTGGCTGACGGGTTCTGTCAGCTGTGCCACGGCAAGAAGGCACCGCTTCAACGTATGCGGAGAGGCGACCACATCCTCTACTACTCACCGAAGCAGGAGTTCAGGTCGCGCCGTCCGTGTCAGGCGATCACCGCCTGCGGAGTGGTCACCGGGGACGAGGTCTACCAGTACGAGATGTTTCCCGGTTTCGTTCCGTACCGACGCGACATCGAGTGGCAGACGCCGGTGCGAGAAGTGCCGCTTGATGTCCTGCGCACCCTGCCGGGCTGGAGCGAGGTAGCACCAAAGCTGCGCTTCGGCCACGTGGAGCTGCTGCCTGAGCTGTTCCAGGCGATTCAGGAGTACATGCTGTCGGACGGCGAGTAG
- a CDS encoding VOC family protein, with protein MTVTGPDFIALQVSDLERSAEFYENALGLRRTPASPPGAVLFATTPIPFAVREPLPGVDLSEAPRPGLGVALWLHCDAVQELHDSLEASGTAILADPAPSPFGLTFTFADPDGYAVTVHEKAS; from the coding sequence ATGACTGTCACCGGCCCCGACTTCATCGCCCTGCAGGTGAGCGACCTCGAGCGTTCCGCGGAGTTCTACGAGAACGCCCTGGGACTGCGCCGCACCCCAGCCTCACCTCCTGGCGCCGTCCTCTTCGCCACAACGCCGATCCCCTTCGCGGTTCGCGAGCCCCTGCCCGGAGTTGATCTCTCTGAGGCTCCCCGTCCCGGTCTCGGGGTGGCACTCTGGCTGCACTGCGACGCGGTTCAGGAGCTGCACGACTCGCTCGAGGCCTCAGGAACAGCAATCCTGGCCGATCCTGCTCCCAGCCCCTTCGGCCTGACGTTCACCTTCGCCGATCCGGATGGCTATGCCGTCACCGTTCACGAGAAGGCGTCGTGA
- a CDS encoding MarR family winged helix-turn-helix transcriptional regulator — MSQDDPRELLGYQLKHVQAALRARMDEALRPLGLSAPQYLCLELLSRAPGASTSDLAREAFVTRQTMSTLLRTLVDRGLAQRAAQASSGRALPVQLTPEGRDLLGEASRVTVEVERVMISPLSESQLRVVQEALSVCIAALEE, encoded by the coding sequence ATGAGTCAAGACGACCCCAGGGAGCTCCTCGGCTACCAGCTCAAGCATGTCCAGGCCGCGCTTCGAGCACGTATGGACGAGGCCCTCCGACCTCTGGGGCTGAGTGCTCCCCAGTACCTCTGTCTCGAGCTGCTCAGTCGTGCCCCGGGAGCCTCGACCTCCGACCTCGCCAGAGAGGCCTTCGTGACCCGCCAGACCATGAGTACGCTTCTGCGCACCCTGGTGGACCGTGGTCTGGCTCAACGTGCCGCCCAGGCGTCTTCCGGCCGCGCACTACCGGTGCAGCTCACCCCTGAAGGGCGGGACCTCCTCGGGGAGGCGTCGAGGGTGACGGTGGAGGTCGAGCGGGTCATGATTTCGCCGCTTAGTGAGTCCCAGTTGCGCGTGGTGCAAGAGGCGCTCTCGGTCTGCATCGCTGCTCTTGAGGAGTGA
- a CDS encoding ferrochelatase: protein MSSRVTSSPEASSVPLNPTAPDLPGAGERPALILANLGTPSAPTPRAVRPFLREFLSDRRIEEVDQLNRETFTTAGGGGFHCVPWGNDSDGAIATLAQQARKVLAGWI, encoded by the coding sequence ATGTCCTCCCGTGTGACCTCATCTCCGGAGGCCTCCTCCGTGCCCCTGAACCCCACTGCCCCCGACCTGCCGGGCGCGGGCGAGCGCCCCGCCCTCATCCTGGCCAACCTCGGCACGCCGTCGGCTCCCACGCCCAGAGCCGTTCGGCCCTTCCTGCGGGAGTTCCTCTCCGACCGCCGGATCGAGGAGGTCGACCAGCTCAACCGCGAGACCTTCACCACTGCCGGGGGTGGCGGCTTCCACTGCGTCCCCTGGGGCAACGACTCCGACGGCGCCATTGCCACCCTGGCTCAGCAGGCCAGAAAGGTACTGGCCGGCTGGATCTGA
- a CDS encoding sodium:proton antiporter, whose product MHLEWWSVLPFAGMLACIAVLPLIPATAHWWEKHTSQLIVAVGLGVPVAAWMWVSLGWTSVFAAVVEYGQFICLLLALFVVSGGIFLKGDIRATPRNNTIFLAVGGVIASFVGTTGAAMLLIRPLLATNKERHYRVHTVLYTIFIVANCGGLLTPLGDPPLFLGFLRGVPFTWTFNLLREYLFVNIMLLVGYYALDSYYYSQEPAKAVHDDDTEIEPLGLKGSLNFVFFAVIIAAVAFAPSIDVHAIEEGHAAIGDWIPVREFIMLGSAAGSYFLGSREVRFKDNQFTWGPIAEVAILFIGIFLTMIPALHYLDEVAGSLPLNEVTFFIFTGGLSSVLDNAPTYATFFEMAGKVPHPGGADVAGIPELYLVSISLGAVLCGAITYIGNGPNFMVKSVAESDGVEMPSFGGYVGRSMKHLVPVIAAMVLLFIAPGLLWKVLGGLLTVGLLGRDVFLLSQSRRLALADQAEGGDN is encoded by the coding sequence GTGCATCTTGAGTGGTGGTCCGTCCTGCCCTTCGCGGGCATGCTCGCCTGCATCGCCGTCCTGCCGCTGATCCCGGCCACGGCCCACTGGTGGGAGAAGCACACCAGCCAGCTGATCGTCGCCGTGGGCCTGGGGGTGCCGGTGGCCGCCTGGATGTGGGTCTCCCTCGGGTGGACGTCCGTCTTCGCCGCCGTGGTGGAGTACGGCCAGTTCATCTGCCTGCTGCTGGCCCTGTTCGTCGTCTCCGGAGGCATCTTCCTCAAAGGCGATATCCGGGCCACGCCCCGCAACAACACGATCTTCCTGGCCGTCGGCGGAGTCATCGCCTCCTTCGTGGGCACCACCGGAGCCGCCATGCTCCTCATCCGACCCCTGCTGGCCACCAACAAGGAACGCCACTACCGGGTGCACACGGTGCTGTATACGATCTTCATCGTGGCCAACTGCGGCGGACTCCTCACACCCCTGGGCGACCCGCCCCTGTTCCTGGGCTTCCTGCGCGGGGTGCCCTTCACCTGGACCTTCAACCTCCTGCGCGAGTACCTCTTCGTCAACATCATGCTGCTGGTGGGCTACTACGCCCTGGACTCCTACTACTACTCCCAGGAGCCCGCCAAGGCCGTGCACGACGATGACACCGAGATCGAGCCCCTGGGCCTCAAGGGCTCGCTCAACTTCGTCTTCTTCGCGGTCATCATCGCCGCCGTCGCCTTCGCCCCCTCCATTGACGTTCACGCCATCGAGGAGGGGCATGCCGCCATAGGTGACTGGATCCCCGTGCGCGAGTTCATCATGCTCGGCTCCGCAGCCGGCTCCTACTTCCTGGGCAGCCGCGAGGTCCGTTTCAAGGACAACCAGTTCACCTGGGGGCCCATCGCCGAGGTCGCCATCCTGTTCATCGGCATCTTCCTCACCATGATCCCTGCCCTGCACTACCTCGACGAGGTCGCCGGCTCGCTGCCGCTCAACGAGGTCACCTTCTTCATCTTCACCGGCGGGCTCTCCTCCGTCCTGGACAACGCCCCCACCTACGCGACCTTCTTCGAGATGGCCGGCAAGGTGCCCCACCCCGGTGGTGCTGACGTGGCCGGGATCCCTGAGCTCTACCTCGTGTCCATCTCACTGGGAGCCGTTCTGTGCGGTGCCATCACCTACATCGGCAACGGCCCGAACTTCATGGTCAAGTCCGTCGCCGAGTCCGACGGCGTCGAGATGCCCAGCTTCGGCGGCTACGTAGGACGCTCTATGAAGCACCTGGTGCCGGTCATCGCCGCCATGGTCCTGCTCTTCATCGCCCCGGGCCTCCTGTGGAAGGTCCTGGGCGGGCTGCTCACCGTGGGGCTCCTGGGCCGCGACGTCTTCCTGCTCTCCCAGTCCCGCCGGCTCGCCCTGGCCGACCAGGCCGAGGGTGGGGACAACTGA
- a CDS encoding VOC family protein, with protein sequence MQLGHVIYKVKDLSRAVADFEARGFAVEYGTVKRPYNALIYFSSGPYLELLARAGMPSLLGRLLALGPRGGAARRFLSWDRGPEGVCGLCLEGDASELEEGTTLLSSKGLRLKPKRVDPHGRELRYEVFFPDDVDLPFLMSHFSTEPRPRDFTHPNGSAPSPTSPTRCPSASGTPSSG encoded by the coding sequence GTGCAGCTGGGACACGTCATCTACAAGGTCAAGGACCTCTCTCGGGCAGTGGCCGACTTCGAGGCCAGGGGCTTCGCCGTCGAGTACGGCACAGTGAAGCGTCCCTACAACGCGCTCATCTACTTTTCTTCCGGCCCCTACCTGGAGCTCCTGGCCCGCGCAGGCATGCCGTCGCTCCTGGGGCGCCTGCTCGCGCTCGGCCCGCGCGGAGGCGCGGCTCGCCGCTTCCTCTCCTGGGACCGAGGCCCCGAAGGGGTGTGCGGCCTGTGCCTCGAGGGCGATGCCTCCGAGCTGGAGGAGGGGACAACCCTGCTGAGCAGCAAGGGCCTGCGCCTCAAGCCCAAGCGCGTGGACCCCCACGGACGGGAGCTGCGCTACGAGGTCTTCTTCCCCGACGACGTCGACCTGCCGTTTCTCATGAGCCACTTCAGCACTGAACCCAGACCCCGGGACTTCACCCACCCCAACGGATCGGCTCCATCGCCCACGTCACCTACCCGATGCCCGAGCGCAAGTGGAACACCGTCCTCAGGCTGA